In Candidatus Brocadia sp., the following proteins share a genomic window:
- a CDS encoding hydrogenase 4 subunit F, which produces MLISIFLIIPLITAIACVFIKKHNISKYISVAGSFILLLYNIYLSYTIYLNHSLNELNGFFYGDALSLLTAQIVSVVGFAAALYSIGYMDAELHEAEFPEKRLRWYYFLFHIFIFTMLAVCVTNNLGIMWVAIEATTLSTTFLVGFYNKKPHQEAAWKYIIICTVGITLALFGVILTYHSSKDVIGEIGHALNWTDLLAVADRFEPHLMKLAFLFIIIGYGTKAGLAPMHTWLPDAHSQAPSPISALFSGVLLNCSLYGIIRFHIISSKCLGPNYSCTLLMAFGLISVIVSIPFILVQRDYKRLFAFSSIEHIGFIALGLGFGGIYSIYGAELHTFNHAVAKSLLFFCGGNLFLKYKTREMESIKGIIRTMPVTGVILIIAVFAITGIPPFNIFVSEFIVLADAFSSGSAFVLIFTSLLIVFLVLIFIGYINNIFKMIFSEPTETIVQGEVSKFTIAAMCFLLVFVLIISFYVPPIMRVILSQISDIIRNA; this is translated from the coding sequence ATGCTCATATCAATTTTTCTCATTATACCGCTGATAACCGCTATCGCCTGTGTTTTTATAAAAAAACACAATATATCTAAGTATATAAGTGTCGCCGGCAGCTTCATTCTTTTGCTCTATAATATATATCTTAGTTATACTATTTACCTTAATCATTCATTAAATGAACTCAATGGCTTTTTCTATGGAGACGCCCTTAGCTTACTCACTGCGCAGATTGTCAGTGTTGTTGGTTTCGCCGCTGCCTTATATTCGATTGGCTATATGGATGCAGAACTCCATGAGGCGGAGTTTCCTGAAAAGAGGTTGCGGTGGTATTACTTTCTTTTCCATATTTTTATTTTTACCATGTTGGCGGTTTGTGTGACCAACAACCTGGGTATTATGTGGGTGGCAATTGAAGCCACAACCTTATCTACTACATTCCTGGTGGGTTTTTATAATAAAAAGCCTCACCAGGAAGCGGCATGGAAATATATCATCATCTGTACCGTGGGGATTACCCTGGCGTTATTTGGCGTTATTCTTACCTATCATTCATCAAAAGATGTCATTGGCGAAATTGGGCACGCGCTGAATTGGACGGACCTGCTTGCTGTGGCAGATAGGTTTGAACCGCATCTGATGAAACTTGCCTTTCTCTTTATTATTATTGGGTATGGTACGAAGGCAGGGCTTGCGCCTATGCATACGTGGTTGCCCGATGCCCATAGTCAGGCGCCATCGCCCATTAGCGCCTTATTTTCCGGTGTGTTATTAAATTGTTCCTTGTACGGTATCATTCGTTTCCATATTATTTCGTCAAAATGCCTTGGCCCAAATTATTCGTGTACCCTTTTGATGGCGTTTGGGCTCATCTCTGTCATTGTTTCCATACCTTTTATCCTTGTACAAAGGGACTATAAGCGATTATTCGCCTTTAGTAGTATTGAACACATCGGTTTTATTGCGCTCGGTTTGGGTTTTGGAGGTATCTATAGTATTTATGGCGCAGAGCTCCATACTTTCAACCACGCAGTAGCAAAATCACTCCTGTTTTTTTGCGGGGGTAATTTATTCTTAAAATATAAAACAAGGGAAATGGAATCGATAAAAGGAATTATCAGAACAATGCCCGTTACCGGAGTAATTTTGATTATCGCTGTCTTTGCCATTACGGGTATCCCACCGTTTAATATATTTGTCAGTGAATTTATCGTTCTGGCCGATGCCTTTTCAAGCGGGAGTGCATTTGTTCTTATATTTACATCATTGCTTATTGTATTTCTCGTGCTTATTTTTATCGGTTACATAAATAATATATTCAAAATGATTTTTAGCGAACCCACAGAAACCATTGTCCAGGGGGAGGTGAGCAAGTTTACCATCGCTGCCATGTGCTTTTTATTGGTCTTTGTGCTGATTATTAGTTTCTACGTGCCGCCCATCATGCGGGTAATACTCAGTCAAATTTCTGATATTATAAGGAATGCATAA
- the nuoB gene encoding NADH-quinone oxidoreductase subunit NuoB — MFTKFQKSLQTGVVTSRYPKEKEPAPLRFRGRIEIDNEKCKQCNVCVDVCPTNAYTWVEEKGKRYLELSHARCIFCGMCEESCPYKAITITNDFELAATNKDDLLVKAGLDKTASVEDLGMKLRERIFSVFRRSLHVREVDAGSCNGCEWEIVALYNSPVHDLQRFGIDIVASPRHADCLLVTGPPTRNLETALIKAYHCTPEPKMVIALGACACSGGVFSNCYATKNGIDNVVPVDVYIPGCPPRPQAIIYGFLLALERIDK; from the coding sequence ATGTTTACAAAATTTCAAAAAAGTCTTCAAACGGGCGTTGTAACTTCACGGTATCCAAAAGAAAAAGAACCTGCCCCACTCCGTTTTCGGGGGAGGATTGAAATAGATAATGAAAAATGCAAGCAATGTAATGTATGTGTGGACGTTTGTCCAACAAACGCTTACACGTGGGTTGAGGAAAAAGGCAAACGATATTTAGAATTATCTCACGCCAGATGTATCTTTTGCGGGATGTGTGAGGAGTCATGCCCTTATAAGGCTATAACGATTACCAATGATTTTGAGCTCGCTGCAACGAATAAAGACGATCTTTTGGTTAAAGCTGGCTTAGATAAAACGGCTTCAGTTGAAGATCTTGGCATGAAACTCAGGGAAAGAATTTTTTCCGTTTTCAGACGTTCACTCCACGTTCGTGAAGTGGATGCCGGCTCTTGTAATGGGTGTGAGTGGGAGATTGTTGCCTTATACAATAGCCCTGTGCATGATTTACAGAGATTTGGGATAGATATAGTTGCATCACCGCGCCACGCAGATTGTCTGCTCGTGACCGGCCCCCCAACAAGGAATCTGGAGACCGCACTGATAAAGGCATATCATTGCACCCCGGAACCTAAGATGGTTATTGCCTTGGGTGCATGTGCATGTAGCGGTGGTGTCTTCAGTAACTGTTATGCCACAAAAAATGGGATTGACAACGTAGTCCCTGTCGATGTTTATATCCCCGGTTGTCCTCCAAGACCTCAGGCTATAATCTACGGATTCCTGCTTGCATTGGAGAGAATCGACAAATAG
- a CDS encoding GxxExxY protein — protein MSGILYPDESYAIMGACFNVYKAMGCGFLENVYHECLEIEFEEQGISFESCKELKLIYRNRQLKQTYKPDFVCYDKIIVEIKAISNLLDEHKAQVLNYLNASGLKLGILVNFGHYPKLEYERFILTDERPMDVP, from the coding sequence ATGTCTGGGATCTTATATCCTGATGAAAGTTATGCCATCATGGGAGCTTGCTTTAATGTTTACAAAGCAATGGGATGTGGGTTTCTAGAGAATGTTTACCATGAATGCCTGGAAATTGAATTTGAAGAGCAAGGAATTTCGTTTGAATCTTGCAAAGAATTAAAACTCATATACAGAAATAGGCAACTGAAGCAGACGTATAAACCAGATTTTGTATGTTACGATAAAATAATTGTTGAAATTAAGGCAATTTCCAATTTGCTGGATGAGCACAAAGCACAAGTTCTTAATTATTTAAACGCATCCGGACTAAAGTTGGGCATACTCGTTAATTTTGGTCATTATCCTAAATTAGAATACGAGAGATTTATTTTAACAGATGAAAGGCCAATGGACGTACCGTAG
- a CDS encoding formate hydrogenlyase → MIQLIILPILQIVVIVGLSPLVKGFINKIEARFQCRRGPSLFQPYYNLTKLFRKDAVVSETASWIFMATPYVTFISILIIALLVPVLSSTVPANFTGDVILVIYLFALGRFFLALSSLDTGSAFGGMGGSREMTISSMAEPAMMLSVFTVAIINGSTNLSSITQAMLSYKLLSPSLFLSLAALAIVIIAEAGRIPVDNPFTHLELTMIHEGMILEFSGRYLALIEWASCMKLLILLTILVNTFLPWGVASGLTFPGLIISFALYVVKIGFFALLIAIVESSFAKARLFRIPNLLGTSFILAVLAIITHYVVG, encoded by the coding sequence TTGATTCAGCTTATTATACTTCCCATTCTCCAGATTGTTGTTATTGTAGGATTGTCTCCCCTTGTCAAAGGATTTATTAATAAAATAGAGGCCCGTTTTCAGTGCCGGAGAGGCCCGAGCTTATTTCAGCCGTATTACAACCTCACGAAGCTTTTTCGGAAAGATGCTGTGGTATCAGAAACGGCGTCATGGATCTTCATGGCCACCCCATATGTGACCTTTATATCTATTCTGATTATTGCGCTCCTGGTTCCCGTTCTTTCTTCAACCGTTCCTGCAAATTTTACGGGCGATGTCATTCTTGTTATCTACCTTTTTGCATTGGGAAGATTTTTTCTCGCACTTTCTTCCCTTGATACCGGCAGTGCGTTTGGGGGTATGGGGGGGAGTCGTGAGATGACAATCTCTTCTATGGCTGAACCTGCCATGATGCTTTCTGTTTTTACCGTTGCTATTATTAATGGTTCTACCAATTTAAGCAGTATTACCCAGGCCATGCTGAGTTACAAATTACTGAGTCCCTCGCTCTTCTTATCCCTCGCCGCCCTTGCCATTGTAATTATTGCGGAAGCAGGGAGGATTCCCGTTGATAATCCATTTACCCATTTAGAATTGACGATGATTCACGAGGGAATGATACTTGAATTTTCTGGACGGTATCTTGCTTTGATCGAATGGGCATCCTGCATGAAATTGCTCATATTGTTAACGATCCTTGTAAATACCTTTTTGCCGTGGGGTGTTGCTTCTGGTCTTACATTCCCAGGATTGATTATTTCTTTTGCATTATATGTGGTCAAGATTGGATTTTTTGCGCTTCTTATTGCCATTGTTGAATCTTCTTTCGCGAAGGCGCGATTATTCCGTATACCAAACCTGTTAGGGACTTCATTTATTTTGGCGGTGCTTGCGATTATTACTCATTATGTTGTGGGTTGA
- a CDS encoding polysaccharide export protein: MTRNDQYKTHWYLLMKRVIFVCLIFLIAVSCATTQKPTKDEVDAKPSETEKDVVVSEFILGVGDEVELTVYRHDDLNKKVRIPPDGINTFPLIGEIHTKGTSIHQLRKTIKESLSVYLVDPLVSLEITSFKGQKIFVLGEVHSPGVYQIDTPTTIIEAIAKAGGYTLDGKYSSVVLIRGGPEKPDLKRLDLKKTFAQGDLSQNVFLKSGDVVYVPRTFISDVDRFFKHFENIVRPLAWTEQGILLGDRIDEEVFHGRIDVSRTPIVISPP; the protein is encoded by the coding sequence GTGACACGTAATGATCAGTATAAAACGCATTGGTACCTGTTGATGAAGCGAGTAATCTTTGTCTGTCTAATCTTTTTGATAGCCGTTTCATGTGCCACAACGCAGAAACCGACGAAGGACGAAGTCGACGCAAAACCTTCTGAGACTGAAAAAGATGTAGTTGTATCTGAATTCATTTTAGGTGTGGGTGACGAGGTGGAGTTGACGGTATACAGACATGATGACCTTAATAAAAAAGTACGCATTCCCCCGGATGGAATAAACACATTTCCTCTCATTGGCGAAATTCACACAAAGGGTACGAGCATACACCAGCTTCGGAAGACAATTAAAGAGTCCCTTTCCGTTTACCTTGTAGATCCCCTGGTAAGTTTAGAAATTACGTCATTTAAGGGCCAGAAGATTTTCGTTTTGGGAGAAGTTCACAGCCCCGGGGTATATCAGATTGATACACCAACAACCATAATTGAAGCAATCGCAAAGGCAGGTGGATACACCCTTGATGGAAAGTATAGCAGTGTCGTACTAATCAGAGGCGGGCCTGAAAAACCTGATTTGAAGAGGCTTGATTTAAAAAAGACCTTCGCACAGGGAGATTTATCCCAAAATGTCTTCTTAAAAAGTGGGGATGTCGTGTATGTCCCGCGGACATTTATCTCTGATGTTGATCGATTCTTCAAGCACTTTGAGAATATTGTCCGACCTCTTGCATGGACTGAACAAGGCATCCTTTTGGGCGACCGCATAGACGAAGAGGTTTTTCATGGAAGAATAGACGTCTCACGGACACCTATCGTAATCTCACCACCTTAG
- the hyfB gene encoding hydrogenase 4 subunit B, with the protein MHTMIEHLFVLSIILFALGSLFALCFYRWQMLGNYLSLILAAIASCVNIAIATSVLFNHSAVRFNFLLYHAIIKYSFLIDSLSAIFILAISVISFIASIYSLGYTKLYVNKRDTRFLGFHFNVFLLAMVLVVTANNALVFMIVWELMTLVSFFLVIFEYENPFHRKAGFVYLFMSYICAVFISVAFFIMFSYVKTWTFDFDSFRYAGDVMPAICKNIVFFLVLIGFGIKAGIFPLHLWLPLAHPAAPSNVSMVMSGVMIKTAIYGFIRFYFEFLTPCPPWWGIIILIIGASSAVLGILYALMEKDIKTLLAYSSVENIGIILIGIGLSMIFKSYNLMALSSLAMVAGLYHMLNHAVFKSLLFGCAGNIYYSTHTRNIEQLGGLIKRLQITAPLFLVGALAISAIPPLNGFMSEWLVFQSLLNGFNIPSVIVKVLTAICGAAVALTGALVATCFVKAFGISFLALPRSEHARHAREVPVIMYVSMGLLAGLCVFLGLFPAKIMMTINHVNTELLGVNIAKAITSYDWLQMKTLQTNFSEISPKSATVFGLMLLAVTVGAMTLINPGFTKKMYETWTCGISPEPRFGYTATAFSKPFRIIFSNLYRPRLEIKTTYSVPKYFVKSIMYISEITPIFEKYFYAPLSKYVLSISNKVRWIHTGSVHIYLVYIFITLLISMLVIRW; encoded by the coding sequence ATGCACACTATGATTGAGCATCTATTTGTTCTATCTATCATTCTGTTTGCGCTCGGTTCGCTGTTTGCCTTATGTTTCTATAGATGGCAAATGCTGGGAAATTACCTATCGCTTATTTTGGCGGCCATTGCTTCCTGTGTTAACATTGCGATAGCCACATCGGTATTATTCAACCACTCTGCCGTACGGTTCAATTTTCTTTTATACCACGCCATTATTAAATATAGTTTTTTAATAGATTCGCTCTCTGCAATTTTTATCCTTGCCATATCTGTTATTAGTTTTATAGCTTCCATCTATTCTCTTGGATATACAAAGTTATACGTCAATAAGCGGGACACGCGGTTTTTGGGTTTTCATTTCAACGTCTTTCTTTTGGCCATGGTCCTTGTGGTAACTGCAAATAATGCCTTGGTATTTATGATCGTATGGGAGCTTATGACGCTGGTTTCGTTTTTCCTTGTCATTTTTGAATACGAAAATCCCTTTCATAGAAAGGCCGGTTTTGTCTATCTCTTCATGTCTTATATTTGTGCAGTATTTATCTCCGTTGCCTTTTTCATTATGTTTTCGTATGTAAAGACATGGACGTTTGACTTTGACAGTTTCAGATATGCCGGAGACGTTATGCCGGCTATATGCAAAAATATTGTTTTTTTCCTGGTGCTCATTGGTTTTGGTATCAAAGCCGGTATTTTCCCCTTGCATCTCTGGCTCCCTTTGGCGCACCCCGCAGCGCCCAGCAATGTGTCTATGGTCATGTCAGGCGTGATGATTAAAACAGCCATCTATGGTTTTATCCGGTTCTACTTTGAATTCCTTACACCATGTCCTCCCTGGTGGGGGATTATTATTCTCATTATCGGCGCTTCATCGGCGGTATTAGGTATCCTGTATGCTCTTATGGAGAAAGATATTAAGACTTTACTTGCATATAGTAGTGTTGAAAATATCGGTATCATCCTTATTGGTATTGGGTTGTCAATGATCTTTAAATCATATAATCTCATGGCATTATCATCTCTTGCAATGGTTGCAGGTCTCTACCACATGTTGAATCATGCGGTATTTAAGTCGTTACTTTTTGGTTGCGCCGGGAATATCTATTACTCAACACATACGAGGAATATAGAACAACTTGGCGGTTTGATCAAACGATTACAGATAACAGCTCCTTTATTCCTGGTAGGTGCCTTAGCTATTTCAGCAATTCCTCCCCTCAATGGGTTCATGAGCGAGTGGCTTGTTTTTCAATCATTGTTAAATGGCTTTAACATACCATCGGTAATCGTAAAGGTACTAACTGCTATTTGTGGCGCTGCTGTCGCCTTGACGGGGGCGCTGGTTGCCACCTGTTTTGTTAAGGCATTTGGGATTTCATTCCTTGCTTTGCCGCGTTCTGAACATGCACGACATGCCAGGGAAGTCCCTGTTATTATGTATGTAAGTATGGGACTTCTGGCCGGGCTATGTGTATTTCTGGGGCTTTTTCCTGCAAAAATTATGATGACCATTAATCATGTCAATACCGAATTGTTAGGCGTGAATATTGCGAAGGCAATTACTTCATATGATTGGTTGCAGATGAAGACCCTCCAGACCAATTTTTCTGAGATATCGCCAAAAAGCGCCACTGTTTTTGGCTTAATGCTTTTAGCAGTTACCGTTGGGGCAATGACTTTAATAAATCCAGGTTTTACAAAGAAGATGTATGAGACCTGGACGTGTGGAATATCTCCGGAACCAAGATTTGGGTACACGGCAACGGCTTTTTCTAAACCGTTCAGGATTATTTTCAGTAACTTATATAGACCTCGCCTTGAGATAAAGACTACGTACTCTGTACCTAAGTATTTTGTAAAGTCTATAATGTATATTTCTGAGATAACGCCCATATTTGAAAAATATTTCTATGCCCCCCTTTCAAAATATGTTTTAAGCATATCAAATAAGGTAAGATGGATACATACCGGGAGCGTTCATATCTATCTTGTCTATATTTTTATCACCTTATTAATCTCGATGTTGGTTATTAGATGGTAG
- a CDS encoding NADH-quinone oxidoreductase subunit F: MENHRQLYIDELTNRFKDTVIITKSFLENEIYISTKKEHLLDVCVYIRGTLHASLSSMVGNDERSLNGNFRIYYVFSMPRADIFLIVHIPVSEDHPEFPSVTTKIPAAHWYEREIKDMFGLEPVGHPDPGTLVLHGNMPEKTYPLRKDFDVNTRVPLQESKLPFFKVEGEGVFEIPVGPIHAGIIEPGHFRFSAVGDSIYYLDAKLFYTHKGTEKLFETMPYTKALFLAERICGVCAASHATGYCQAIEKVTGVEIPPRAKFIRTIVLELERLYNHIGDVGNICAGAAFLLGISHGFRIRERMQQLNETICGNRYLRGMLAIGGVRFDICDDLKKHILSTLSDVKKDFKELTNIMFASSSLLDRLETTGRLSTEIAKELGVVGVAARASGIATDTRLIHPYAAYDEVDFDIPIFHYEGDVLARIRVRVDEVYQSIYIIEQCFEKMPEGPLKVQIKELPPNRQALSYVESPRGENICWIMTAPDNRLFRYKVRSPSFCNWPAIPFAIPGNIVPDFPLINKSFELCYSCTDL; encoded by the coding sequence ATGGAAAACCACAGGCAACTTTATATTGACGAATTGACCAATCGGTTCAAAGACACGGTCATCATTACGAAAAGTTTCCTGGAAAACGAAATATATATTTCTACGAAAAAAGAACATCTTTTGGATGTGTGTGTCTATATACGGGGAACTCTTCATGCGAGTCTTTCGTCAATGGTAGGTAACGATGAAAGAAGCCTGAATGGGAATTTCAGAATTTACTACGTATTTTCTATGCCTCGTGCAGATATATTTTTGATTGTTCATATACCCGTGAGTGAAGACCATCCGGAATTCCCATCGGTTACCACAAAAATTCCTGCTGCACACTGGTATGAGCGTGAGATTAAGGATATGTTCGGGCTTGAACCCGTTGGACATCCTGATCCCGGCACGCTTGTACTTCATGGCAATATGCCGGAAAAAACATATCCTTTAAGGAAGGATTTTGATGTAAATACCCGTGTGCCCCTTCAGGAATCCAAACTGCCATTTTTTAAAGTAGAAGGCGAAGGTGTTTTTGAAATTCCCGTGGGGCCCATCCATGCAGGCATTATTGAACCGGGACACTTCAGGTTTAGCGCTGTCGGTGACAGCATATATTATCTTGACGCAAAATTGTTTTATACGCACAAAGGTACAGAGAAGCTGTTTGAGACGATGCCATACACAAAGGCGTTATTCCTTGCCGAGCGTATCTGCGGTGTTTGTGCTGCCTCACATGCAACTGGCTATTGCCAGGCTATTGAGAAGGTGACGGGTGTTGAAATACCACCGCGTGCAAAATTTATACGGACTATTGTTTTAGAATTGGAAAGACTTTACAACCATATTGGTGATGTTGGCAATATCTGTGCGGGTGCAGCATTCCTTTTAGGGATCTCACATGGGTTCAGGATTCGTGAGCGTATGCAACAACTCAATGAGACCATTTGCGGCAACCGGTATTTAAGAGGTATGCTTGCGATTGGCGGTGTGCGATTTGATATCTGCGATGATCTAAAAAAGCATATCTTAAGTACGCTCAGTGATGTCAAAAAAGATTTCAAAGAGCTTACAAATATTATGTTTGCGTCTTCCTCTCTGTTAGACAGGCTTGAAACTACGGGGAGACTGTCTACTGAAATTGCTAAGGAATTAGGAGTTGTTGGCGTAGCAGCAAGGGCTTCTGGTATTGCTACCGATACCAGGCTTATTCACCCGTATGCGGCTTATGACGAAGTCGATTTTGATATTCCGATCTTTCATTATGAGGGAGATGTCCTTGCAAGGATACGGGTCAGGGTAGATGAGGTTTATCAGTCAATCTATATTATTGAGCAATGTTTTGAGAAGATGCCGGAAGGACCTCTTAAAGTCCAGATTAAGGAATTACCTCCCAACAGACAGGCATTGAGTTATGTGGAGTCTCCACGGGGAGAGAATATTTGTTGGATTATGACCGCACCGGATAATAGATTATTCAGGTATAAGGTAAGGTCGCCGTCGTTCTGTAACTGGCCGGCGATTCCTTTTGCAATTCCCGGGAATATCGTGCCTGATTTTCCCCTGATTAATAAGAGTTTCGAGTTGTGTTATTCGTGTACTGACTTGTAA
- a CDS encoding hydrogenase, with amino-acid sequence MKQHVIVNSQIIDVLAVMMLMATVLHIGTSRLTTCVWAYAIRSFILACASGLIAYFSGIYHIFITTGITLVIKVVIIPWFLFYIIKKVGIKKEVESFLSFTLSLLCSCGVILIAYYATEPIIQFESTLMRHCLPISIAITLVGFFTMITRKKTITQILGLLAMEDGLFFAALSTSYGMPLIVELGVFFDILVSVIIMGIYVYRIKETFETSDVGFLRELRE; translated from the coding sequence ATGAAACAACACGTTATAGTAAATTCTCAAATTATCGATGTCCTGGCGGTCATGATGCTCATGGCAACAGTTTTACATATTGGGACAAGCCGATTGACTACCTGCGTATGGGCGTATGCTATCAGATCCTTTATCCTGGCGTGCGCGAGCGGACTCATTGCATATTTTTCTGGTATTTACCATATTTTTATTACAACGGGCATTACCCTAGTGATTAAGGTAGTTATCATCCCATGGTTCCTTTTTTACATCATAAAAAAAGTCGGGATTAAAAAAGAGGTAGAATCCTTTCTTAGTTTTACCTTGTCGTTGCTGTGTTCATGCGGCGTTATCCTTATTGCATATTATGCGACAGAACCTATTATTCAGTTTGAAAGCACCTTAATGAGGCATTGCCTACCCATTTCGATAGCCATTACCCTTGTGGGATTTTTTACCATGATTACCAGGAAAAAAACAATTACCCAGATACTTGGTCTTTTAGCAATGGAAGATGGTCTTTTCTTCGCTGCCTTATCCACATCATACGGTATGCCTCTCATCGTAGAGTTGGGCGTTTTTTTTGATATCCTGGTGAGCGTGATCATTATGGGCATCTATGTGTACAGGATTAAAGAAACGTTTGAAACCAGTGATGTCGGCTTTCTAAGAGAACTCAGGGAATAG